One Pleuronectes platessa chromosome 9, fPlePla1.1, whole genome shotgun sequence genomic region harbors:
- the bsg gene encoding basigin translates to MKLLWAVSALLLSCLRANASTAPNIIAEPSEVVNQTAAILSCNLTGSSLPIKGSHWTHNGKIIDSSMSEESTPFTTLRLDKITHHSSGKYECVFMTEPEGKQTIEVKILPHVSTHKNSEHGNENDEAKLVCDSHGYPLPTDWSWSKEVDGRKTPIINGTSDKYEIKSTPNKTTLIINNLSINEDIGDYICFGTNELGTTFNTIHLRVRSRLAALWPFLGIVAEVIILVAIIFIYEKRRKPDEITDDDDSGSAPLKSNSNDNHKDKNVRQRNSN, encoded by the exons CCCCAAATATCATTGCCGAACCTTCTGAGGTTGTCAATCAGACCGCCGCAATCCTCAGCTGCAACTTGACAGGGTCCAGCCTTCCCATCAAGGGATCCCACTGGACGCACAACGGCAAAATCATCGATAGTTCCATGTCTGAAGAATCCACTCCATTCACTACCCTCCG TTTGGACAAGATCACCCACCATTCATCTGGgaagtatgaatgtgtgttcatGACTGAGCCTGAGGGGAAGCAGACAATTGAAGTCAAAA TACTCCCCCATGTTTCTACCCACAAAAACTCCGAGCATGGCAATGAGAATGACGAAGCTAAGCTGGTGTGTGATAGCCATGGCTATCCACTGCCTACTGACTGGAGCTGGTCCAAAGAGGTCGATGGCAGGAAAACA cCTATCATCAACGGCACCAGTGACAAGTACGAGATCAAGAGCACCCCCAACAAGACCACCCTGATCATTAATAACTTGAGTATCAACGAGGACATTGGAGACTACATCTGCTTTGGAACCAACGAACTCGGCACAACCTTCAATACGATCCACTTGCGTGTTCGCAGTCGCCTGGCCGCTCTCTGGCCCTTCCTTGGCATTGTGGCCGAGGTCATCATCTTGGTGgccatcatcttcatctatgaaaagaggagaaagccTGATGAGATCACCGACG ATGATGACTCAGGATCTGCTCCTCT gAAGAGCAACTCTAATGACAACCACAAAGACAAGAATGTGAGGCAAAGGAATTCTAACTAG